In one Bosea sp. RAC05 genomic region, the following are encoded:
- the narH gene encoding nitrate reductase subunit beta — translation MKIRAQIGMVLNLDKCIGCHTCSVTCKNVWTNREGMEYAWFNNVETKPGIGYPKDWENQDKWKGGWRRKANGKIEPKIGGKWRILANIFANPNMPEIDDYYEPFTFDYEHLQKAPELEAFPTARPRSLITGERMEKIEWGPNWEEILGGEFAKRSKDANFEGIQKEMYGQFENTFMMYLPRLCEHCLNPTCAAACPSGAIYKREEDGIVLIDQDKCRGWRMCVSGCPYKKIYFNWSSGKSEKCIFCYPRIEAGQPTVCSETCVGRIRYLGVMLYDADGIEEAASTASDQDLYEAQLKIFMDPNDPAVIAQARADGISEAWLEAARQSPIWKMAMEWKVAFPLHPEYRTLPMVWYVPPLSPITAAAEAGKMGIDGGMPDVKSLRIPLKYLANLLTAGDEAPIATGLERMLAMRAYMRAKTVDGVLDEAIARRVGLTGAQIEQMYHIMAIANYEDRFVIPTTHREVTQDAYELRGSCGFSFGDGCLPSDDKVNLFGGIKLKNDKPKMGAL, via the coding sequence ATGAAAATCCGCGCTCAGATCGGCATGGTGCTGAATCTCGACAAATGCATCGGCTGCCACACCTGTTCGGTGACCTGCAAGAACGTTTGGACTAACCGGGAGGGCATGGAATACGCCTGGTTCAATAACGTCGAGACCAAGCCCGGCATCGGCTACCCGAAGGACTGGGAAAACCAGGACAAGTGGAAGGGCGGCTGGCGCCGCAAGGCGAACGGCAAGATCGAACCGAAGATCGGCGGCAAATGGCGGATCCTGGCGAACATCTTCGCCAATCCGAACATGCCCGAGATCGACGACTACTATGAGCCGTTCACCTTCGATTACGAGCATCTCCAGAAGGCGCCCGAGCTGGAAGCCTTCCCCACGGCGCGCCCGCGTTCGCTGATCACCGGCGAGCGCATGGAGAAGATCGAATGGGGGCCGAACTGGGAGGAGATCCTGGGCGGCGAATTCGCCAAGCGCTCCAAGGATGCCAATTTCGAGGGCATCCAGAAGGAGATGTACGGCCAGTTCGAAAACACCTTCATGATGTACCTGCCGAGGCTGTGCGAGCACTGCCTCAACCCGACTTGCGCCGCCGCCTGCCCCTCGGGCGCGATCTATAAGCGCGAGGAGGACGGCATTGTCCTGATCGACCAGGACAAGTGCCGTGGCTGGCGCATGTGCGTCTCGGGCTGCCCCTACAAGAAGATCTATTTCAACTGGTCGTCGGGCAAGTCTGAGAAGTGCATCTTCTGCTACCCCCGCATCGAGGCCGGCCAGCCGACGGTCTGCTCGGAAACCTGCGTCGGTCGCATCCGCTATCTCGGCGTGATGCTCTATGACGCCGACGGGATAGAAGAGGCGGCCTCGACGGCGTCCGACCAGGACCTCTACGAGGCGCAGCTCAAGATCTTCATGGATCCCAATGATCCCGCGGTGATCGCCCAGGCGCGCGCCGACGGCATCTCCGAAGCCTGGTTGGAGGCAGCGCGCCAGTCGCCGATCTGGAAGATGGCGATGGAATGGAAGGTCGCCTTCCCGCTGCACCCGGAATACCGCACCCTGCCGATGGTCTGGTACGTGCCGCCGCTCTCCCCGATCACGGCGGCGGCGGAAGCCGGCAAGATGGGCATCGATGGCGGCATGCCCGACGTCAAATCGCTGCGCATTCCGCTCAAATACCTCGCCAATCTGCTGACGGCGGGCGACGAGGCCCCGATAGCGACCGGGCTGGAGCGGATGCTGGCGATGCGCGCCTACATGCGCGCCAAGACGGTGGACGGCGTCCTCGACGAGGCCATCGCCCGGCGCGTCGGCCTCACCGGCGCGCAGATCGAGCAGATGTACCACATCATGGCGATCGCCAATTACGAGGACCGCTTCGTCATTCCGACGACCCATCGGGAGGTGACGCAGGACGCCTACGAGCTTCGCGGAAGTTGCGGCTTCTCCTTCGGCGATGGCTGCCTGCCGAGCGACGACAAGGTCAACCTGTTCGGCGGCATCAAGCTCAAGAACGACAAGCCCAAGATGGGAGCGCTCTGA
- the narJ gene encoding nitrate reductase molybdenum cofactor assembly chaperone: MKTLKVLSALLSYPTEELLAARDELIGVLEREAVLPRAERRALALLIDDIAAGDLMDMQERYILLFDRTRALSLHLFEHVHGESRDRGQAMVDLIKVYEDGGYTPTVTELPDFLPLFLEFAATRTAAEAIELIGQPGHVFAALRERLRKRSSPYEAVFSALARLSQARPDAAMIERLLAEPDPEPDDLEALDAAWAEEEVLFGPGAAAEDCGKDTLSAKLRQARRPAPGLEPVPGAGPRMTVTHSGITTRTGA, encoded by the coding sequence ATGAAGACGCTGAAGGTCCTCTCCGCCCTCCTGTCCTACCCGACCGAGGAGCTCCTTGCCGCCCGCGACGAGCTGATCGGCGTGCTCGAGCGCGAGGCCGTGCTGCCGCGTGCGGAGCGCCGTGCCTTGGCGCTCCTGATCGACGACATCGCCGCTGGCGACCTGATGGACATGCAGGAACGCTATATCCTGCTGTTTGATCGGACGCGGGCGCTCTCGCTGCATCTGTTCGAGCATGTCCATGGCGAAAGCCGCGACCGCGGTCAGGCCATGGTCGATCTGATCAAGGTCTACGAGGACGGCGGCTACACGCCGACGGTGACGGAACTCCCGGACTTCCTGCCGCTCTTCCTCGAATTCGCTGCGACACGGACGGCCGCCGAGGCGATCGAACTGATCGGCCAGCCGGGGCATGTCTTTGCGGCGCTGCGCGAGCGCCTGCGCAAGCGCAGCTCGCCCTATGAGGCGGTCTTCTCCGCGCTCGCCCGGCTGAGCCAGGCCCGGCCCGACGCGGCGATGATCGAACGGCTGCTGGCCGAGCCCGATCCGGAGCCCGACGATCTCGAAGCGCTGGATGCGGCCTGGGCCGAGGAGGAGGTTCTGTTCGGCCCAGGCGCCGCCGCCGAGGACTGCGGAAAGGACACGCTGTCGGCGAAGCTGCGCCAGGCGCGCCGGCCCGCGCCCGGGCTTGAGCCCGTTCCCGGAGCCGGCCCCCGTATGACCGTCACCCATTCCGGCATCACGACCCGCACGGGAGCCTGA
- the narI gene encoding respiratory nitrate reductase subunit gamma: MRDTIFHILFVWYPYVCLSAFIFGSIIRFDREQYTWKASSSQMLRKKQLSLGSNLFHIGILFLLMGHTVGLLTPTALYTLVITPEQKQFIAIVAGGVAGVICFVGLSLLLHRRLFDARIRQTSTYMDLGVLGILWVQLVLGLVTLPYSFSHHDASVMLVLSHWAQGILTVQPVDAQTLQGLNWPYLVHLVLGMTIFLIFPFSRLVHIWSAPVWYLGRKGYQVVRTRRVLTAGPSARSPNQPAE, encoded by the coding sequence ATGCGCGACACGATCTTTCACATCCTCTTCGTCTGGTACCCTTACGTCTGCCTGTCGGCCTTCATCTTCGGCTCGATCATCCGGTTCGACCGCGAGCAGTACACGTGGAAGGCGTCGTCCAGCCAGATGCTGCGCAAGAAGCAGCTCTCGCTGGGCTCCAACCTCTTCCACATCGGCATTCTCTTCCTGCTGATGGGTCACACGGTCGGGCTTCTGACGCCCACCGCGCTCTACACGCTGGTGATCACGCCCGAGCAGAAGCAGTTCATCGCGATCGTGGCCGGTGGCGTGGCGGGGGTGATCTGCTTCGTCGGCCTGTCGCTGCTCCTGCACCGGCGGCTGTTCGACGCGCGCATCCGCCAGACCTCGACCTATATGGACCTCGGCGTTTTGGGGATCCTCTGGGTCCAGCTCGTGCTCGGTCTGGTGACGCTGCCCTATTCCTTCAGCCATCACGATGCCTCGGTCATGCTGGTGCTGTCGCATTGGGCGCAGGGCATCCTGACGGTCCAGCCGGTTGATGCGCAGACCCTTCAGGGCCTGAACTGGCCCTATCTGGTCCATCTCGTCCTCGGCATGACGATCTTCCTGATCTTCCCATTCTCGCGGCTGGTCCACATCTGGTCCGCCCCGGTCTGGTATCTCGGTCGCAAGGGCTACCAAGTCGTCCGGACCCGCCGCGTGCTGACGGCTGGACCGTCGGCCCGCTCCCCCAACCAGCCGGCGGAGTGA
- a CDS encoding peptidylprolyl isomerase, producing MTDATASACAVKPAVSHKPKTVSVNGVAIARAAIAQETQNHPAAKPIEAWQAAAHALVVRELLLQEARRIGLSPAPAQDGEGRRETEEEALIRQLVEDEVVTPQADEASCRRYFDANRIRFQSPAIIEARHILLPAAPGDAPARMEASRQASLLILQIQQDPGCFAALAAAVSACPSGQTGGHLGQIGPGQTVPEFETALGRLPIGSVGEDPVETRYGFHIVSVERRIPGQPLPFEAVRPRIAAWLDEKVRRMAIQQYITILAGRAEITGVEIAASPSPLVQ from the coding sequence ATGACCGACGCCACAGCCTCCGCCTGCGCCGTCAAGCCGGCCGTCTCGCACAAGCCGAAGACCGTCAGCGTCAATGGCGTCGCCATCGCCCGCGCCGCCATCGCGCAGGAGACGCAAAACCATCCGGCCGCAAAGCCGATCGAGGCCTGGCAGGCTGCCGCCCATGCCCTGGTCGTGCGTGAACTGCTGCTGCAGGAGGCGCGCCGGATCGGATTGTCTCCCGCGCCGGCGCAGGACGGGGAGGGCAGGCGAGAGACCGAGGAGGAGGCGCTGATCCGCCAGCTCGTTGAAGACGAGGTGGTGACGCCACAGGCCGACGAGGCCAGCTGCCGGCGCTATTTCGATGCCAACCGCATCCGCTTCCAGTCGCCTGCGATCATCGAGGCGCGCCACATCCTGCTGCCGGCGGCGCCGGGCGACGCGCCGGCCCGGATGGAGGCGAGCCGCCAGGCCTCGCTGCTGATCCTGCAGATCCAGCAGGATCCCGGCTGCTTCGCCGCGCTGGCGGCGGCCGTTTCCGCCTGTCCCTCGGGCCAGACCGGCGGCCATCTCGGCCAGATCGGCCCAGGGCAAACGGTGCCGGAGTTCGAAACCGCGCTGGGCCGGCTTCCGATCGGCTCAGTCGGTGAGGATCCCGTCGAGACCCGCTACGGCTTCCACATCGTCTCAGTCGAGCGCCGCATTCCCGGCCAGCCGCTGCCCTTCGAAGCCGTTCGGCCGCGGATCGCCGCCTGGCTCGACGAAAAGGTCCGCCGCATGGCGATCCAGCAATACATCACGATCCTTGCCGGACGCGCCGAGATCACCGGCGTCGAGATCGCGGCGAGCCCATCCCCCCTCGTTCAATAG